tcctttagatgccttttggctaactccaagcgggctgtcatgtgccttttactgaggagtggcttccgtctggccactctaccataaaggcctgattggtggccaagattggcccagccagagcctggacttgaacctgatcgaacatctctggagagacctgaaaatagctgtgcagcgacgttccccatccaacctgacagagcttgagaggatatgcaaagaagaatctccccaaatacaggtgtgccgagcttgtagcaTCATGCCCAAGAACacgcaaggctgtaatcgctgccaaaggtgcttcaacaaagtgctgagtaaagtgtctgaataataatgtaaatgtgatatttcagtttttgctttgtcattatggggtattgtgtgtagattgagggggggggtccattttagaataaggctgtaacataagaaATTGtgtaaaaaatcaaggggtctgaatactttccagatACTCTGTACATACATTCATGCGCTACAGCAAGCCTTACAACATGCTGCTGCTACACCTCTGGTGGGTAGGTAACCATCTCAGAAACTGCCGCTAACTAACCTTGTACTCTGCGCTCTTGTTAAGTACTTAGCCTAATTGTGACAGATGTTGCTgtaaaaagggctatataaatacatttgattgctcTTTTCATTGTTTCTATGGAACCTTTTTTAGTTTCTAGTGTAAACAAGACTTTGACACAATGTCCTGATCTTTATGTTTtctcatgaaatgttttgtattCCGGGAGCACTGAAGAACTGAGTAATAACAGCACTGAGGGTGGATGTTTCTTCGAGGGGAGCATATCAGTTATGTTGAGCAGTTATATGTTGTTGGAGTGTGTCAATGTATTGAATTGTAACTGATTATATTAATATTGTGTGTTTTATGTTGTATGGTGCAGTCGGTTTGTGCGTTCTGTCGTTGAGGAGGACGACACTGAACAGACAACCCCCTCTTCTATACAACACACTGTCAATGGCAATGCTACTAATGGGCTCCTGGAGGAGGGCTCGCCCAGTAGGTAACACACACGCTCAAGAACACACACTCAAACGGACACACTTACACATGTGCTCACCTATGACTGAGGAATGTTTCATATGATTCTGTATTGTGTTTCCCTTTGATGAGTTTTGTAATTTATATGTAAATAGATATGTATAGTGCAACTGTTTTATTGATATTACGCAGGGCTCATCTGCGAAAGAGACTGGTCTCAgaattaaataaaagttaaataaaaaatgtaacccCTGTCGATAAAGCTATTCCAAAAACTGATCGGCTGATCCATTCCAGGCGAGATGGAGACTGACGAGCAGGATGGAGATGACGAATCCAGTCAGGACCAGGAGCTGCCTTCTGAGAACGACAACAGCCAATCAGAGGACTCTGTGGGTGGTGGGGACAATGAGCTGGAGAACAGGGTTGGTCCAGGGGAAGAGAATTCGGGGACCAAAGGTCACCAGAACCAGATGTCTACGACGATGGAGGACAAGAAGAGATTGTTTACATTCCAGTTTAACAACATAGGGAAGACGGACTTCAGCTTAATTAAGGAGGAACCGCGGCTGATCCGGTTCAACGAGGGacacctcagactcagtggtAAGATGCGCATTTTGCATACAGTATGCAGATGAAGTCACAACCCTCCAATAAAGATAAAAACATGGTAACGTTCTAATAACATTATACTTATTGTAAGCACTAAGCAGTGCCTCTACTAGTTGTTAATGCACAATCCAcctttctctgtctgttataTTCTCACCTTTACAATTAGTCTTAAAGGGTATATTGCTCTCTCCCTGTAACAGACCGGTCCTATCTCTCTTTGGACTGGGAACCAGAGGTTAAGAAGAAACACTTTCATGAGGGTATCACAGAGGTAAGGCTTTCTACTCTCCTCTAACACTAGAAACCATTTTACCTTCACTACCCTccttatttatttggacagtgaatataaatgtgattttattttagATGATAAAATGTTTCATATAAGGGGTGACAGTACAGATTGTCACCTTTTTTATTTGAGGTTATATTCATACATatgttttaccatttagaaatgaagtcactatatcttcttttttttcaactttatttaaccaggtaggctagttgagaacaagttctcatttacagctgcgacccggccaagataaagcaaagcagtgtgacacagacaacgacacagagttacacatggagtaaacaatacagccaatgacacagtagaggaaaaaaaagaaagtctatatacagtgtgtgcaaaaggcatgaggtaggcaataaataggccataggggcgaataattacaatttagcagattaacactggagtgataaatgagcagatgatgtgcaagtagagatactggtgtgcaaaagagcagaaaagtatataaaataaaaacaatatggggatgaggtaggtagattgggtgggctatttacagaaggactatgtacagctgcagcgattggttagctgctcagatagctgatgtttaacgttggtgagggaaataagtctccaacttcagcgatttttgcaatttgttccattcactggcagcagagaactggaaggaaaggcggccaaatgaggtgttggctttggggatgatcagtgagatatacctgctggaccgtgtgctacgggtgggtgttgttatcgtgaccagtgaactgagataaggcggacctttacctagcatagacttatagatgacctggagccagcggGTCTGGCGAAGaaaatgtagcgagggccagccgactagagcatacaggtcgcagtggtgggtggtataaggtgatttggtaacaaaacggatggcactgtgatagactgcatccagtttgctgagtagattattggaagctattttgtagatgacatcgccaaagtcgaggatcggtaggatagtcagttttactagggtaagtttggcggtgtgagtgaaggaggctttgttgctgtcacgatcgtcaaagggagagagagaggaccaaggcgcagcgtgtgaaaaatacatcttctctttatttagaagaagaaaaactaaacaaaacaacaaatagacgaacgtgaagctataaacgactAAGTGcaaaaacatgcaacatagacatagacaattacccacaaatgcatgatgcctatggctgccttaaatatggctcccaatcagagacaaatgaaagacatctgtctctgattgagaaccactcaggcaaccatagacatacctagaaacattcactcaaccatagacttacctagaaacattcactcaacacaaactcatacactaaacccaacaccccctttaccatataaccacccaaaacgacaaaacacaaacattccccatgtcacaccctgacctaactaaaataataaaaaacaaagaatactaaggccagggcgtgacagttgcgAAATAGCCGAttatagatttgattttggattggagatgtttaatatgagtctggaaggagagtttacagtctaaccagacacctaggtatttatagttgtccacatattctaggtcggaaccgtccagggtggtgatgctagtcgggcgggcgggtgcaggcagcgaacggttgaaaagcatgcatttggttttactagcgtttaagagcagttggaggccatggaaggagtgttgtatggcattgaagctcgtttggagcgacatcattgatatacagagaagagtcggcccgagaattgaaccctgtggcacgcccagagactgccagaggtccggacaacatgccctccgatttgacacactgaactctttctgcaaagtagttggtgaacctggcgaggcagtcattagaaaaaccaaggctattgagtctgccgataagaatacgatgATTGacggagtcgaaagccttggccaggtcgatgaagacggctgcacagtactgtcttttatcgatggcggttatgatatcgtttagtaccttgatcGTGACTGAGGTGACCGGCtcagaaaccggattgcacagcggagaaggtacggtgggattcgaaatggtcagtgatctgtttattaacttggctttcgaagactttagatggccagggcaggatggatataggtctttaacagtttgggtctagggtgtcaccccctttgaagagggggatggccgcggcagctttccaatctttagggatctctgacgatacgaaagagaggttgaacaggctggtaataggggttgcaacaatggcggctgatagttttagaaagagagggtccagattgtctatcccagctgatttgtacaggtccaggttttgaagctctttcagaacatctgctatctggatttgggtgaaggagaagctggggaggcttgggggagtagctgcgggggggggcggagctgttggccggggttggagtagccaggaggaaggcatgtccagccgttgagaaatgcttattgacatTTTCCATTATCGtgtatttatcggtggtgaccgtgttacctagcctcagtgcagtgggcagctgggaggaggtgctcttgttctccatggactttagtgtcccaacaTTTTTTgaagttagagctacaggatgcacatttctgcttgaaaaagctagcctttgctttcctgaccaactgcgtgtattggttcctgacttccctgaacagttgcatatcgcggggactattcgatgctcctcacttccctgaacagttgcatatcgcggggactattcgatgctattgcagtccgccacaggatgtttttgtgctgatcgagggcagtcaggtctggggtgaaccaagggctatatctgttcttagttctgcattttttgaacggggcatgcttatctaagatggtgaggaaattacttttaaagaataaccaggcatcctcaactgacgggatgaggtcaatatccttccaggacacccttgccaggttgattagaaaggcctgctcacagaagtgttttagggagcgtttgacagtgatgaggggtggtcgtttgaccgcggacccatagcggatacaggcaatgaagcagtgatcgctgagatcctgattgaaaacagctgaggtgtatttggagggcaagttggtcaggatgtatatgagggtgcccatgtttacggatttagggttgtacttgatgattgagggcatctagcttagattgtaggactgccgtggtgttaagcatatcccggTTTAGGTctcctaacagaacgaactctgaagctagatgggggggcgatcaattcacaaatggtgtccagggcacagctgggagcggaggggggtcgatagcaggcggcaacagtgagagacttatttctggagagattcatttttaaaattagaagttcgaactgtttgggtatagacctggaaagtatgacagaactttgcaggccatctctgcagtagattgcaactcctccccctttggcagttctatcttgatggaaaatgttgtagttgggtgtggaaatctcagaatttttggtggccttcctaagccaggattcagacacggcaaggacatcagggttggcggagtgtgctaaagcagtgagtaaaacaaacttagggaggaggcttctgatgttgacatgcatgaaaccaaggctttttcgatcacagaagtcaacaaatgagggtgtaCTGGGGACacgcctccacatcacccgaggaacagaggagaggagtaggatgagggtacggctaaaggctatcaaaactggtcgcctagagcgttggggacaaagaataaaaggagcagatttctgggtgtggtagaGTAGATTCAGGGCAAAATGTGCAGACGGGTGTGGTGCGGGTACAGCGGacgtaagcccaggcactgagtgatgataagagaggttgtatctctagacatgctggttataatgggtgaggtcaccacatgtgtgggaggtgggacaaaggaggtatatCAGAGTGGAACTAGGAatgagtggaactaggggctccattgtaaactaaaacaatgataactaacctaaacaacagtatacaaggcatattgacattttgagagagacaaacagcgaggcataaagtaatcacaggtgttgattgggagagctagctaagaacgggtgagacaacaacagctaatcagctaaaacaacaacaggtaaaatggcgatgattgggcagagagggtcggttaactacagAGCCTTAGTTCGCGGCTGGGGCCTACAGATAATCAAAAAAttaacagaatggagtaccgtgattaatggacagtccagcaggcatcagctatgtagccatgtgatcatagggtccagggggcagcaatagatggaacagggaagccgcggaGTAGTCGCTACTATGCTAGCACGTGGGCGacacggcgtttaaagttagtagcccggggctagtagaagcgtctgctccgacATCCGACGGAGGCCAGTTgaaggcacagcggatggagtattcgtcggcagaccagtcgtggtggtgcggcggggcgccgtgtcgacaaaggatccaagccagatggcgaaagaggtatagtagttgtagtaatttAGTTTGCTAGCCAGGAGATGCGCTTGGCtcacggctaactggtgctagctcaCTGCAGGGGCCCCGAAGCTAACTGCTGCTACCGAGTGCTGCTACCACAGCAGTGATCCGGTGccaaggtccagagcttacggcaaggaTCCGGTGGAGTAGTGGGTTCTAGCCGTGTTTTGGTGGAGTCCGGGTGAACAACTGAGTAGGCCGGGAGGTGGGCCTCAGGGATAGCTTGGGTACTGGATAACTCGGTGGGTGCTTGCTAGCTGTGaagatcaggagtaatggtccaaggattacggcaggaatccggcgttgtagtggagagacagtccgataCTGGTAGGCTGGCGAGTATTATCCAGGCAAAAAAAAAAGGGCTGgcatctgtgcagaaggtaaaggccgctagcagtggctaacaatgacaaaatagcttgtagctggttagcttctgatggctaggtgGTTCttgctataaggtctaaaaatttaaaataatagcggttccgtatcacattgggtgaggcaggttaccggaaggtataattttTATTAAAATGGAAAAGAGATTGAAAATGAATTGAAATATATATAATATCTAGTCCCACCCATTGGAATACTTTTTtcccataagtatttggacaaattaaaGTGTATTAAAGTTGTCAgcagtttagtatttggtcccatattcctaaacaacatcaagcttgtgactctacatacttgttggatgcatttgcagtttgttttggataCTTTTTTTgcccaataggaactgaatggtgaaaaatgtattgtcattttggagtcacttttattgtaaataagaataaatgtttctgaacacttctgcattttttttaaatatatgtttttaacctttatttaactaggcaaatcagttaagagcaaattcttaattacaatgactgcctggctttaggcctcctgtggggatggGGGCAGGGATAAAAAATATCCATGAATGTGAATGGTACCATGATTTATGGATAATCATAAATAAAGATACGTGAGAAAGTTAGAGAGcaacaaagatcataccccccaaaaaatgctaaccacccgttattggtaatggtgaggttagcattttttggggggggtttaactttctcactcatcattatgacaggtgacattctgtactgtcgcctcatatgaaacatttgatctaaaTTCCAAAATGCTGGATTAAAGAAACTAATTTACATATTTTTGCATCGCTGTCTAAATAAATATAGGGTGGTGTATAGTATATCAATTCATGTCTGACTCCTCTGCATGGATGTCTGTGTCTGTCCTAGAATAGTGTTTGCCAAACCTGGTGTGCTAGTTTATAGATCAAATAGTTGGAATGGCTGGAGGTATTTGAGAAGAGgcttgggaaacactgttgtagAATGAATGTCTCTCTTTAAGCCTTGGATGGTAATAATTGAACTAAATAAGTAATAACAAATCTTGCTCTGCCTGTGAACAGGACTTTGAGAAGCATGAGAGCATGGAGTATACGCCTCAGAAGAAAGCCTTCTTCAAGCTGAAAGACTGCATCGAGCTGTTCACCACCAAGGAGAAGCTCGGAGCTGAGGACCCATGGTGAGACTTAACTTCATATTGTCAAAGCTAATAAAGGACATAATGAACATTTAAAAGAATAGTTcactcaaaataaataaaaatacatgttttaacaTGATATTAATCTCCATtcacccagaactaaaatctccTGTAATTTGATCAGATGTGTAATTGATCCTGTCTGTCTCGGGTAGTACTAAGAAAGTATAtgcttttttataaatgttttattgtcaaATCAAATATAATAATTCATTAATCTATCCCAGGTACTGTCCAAACTGCAAGGAGCACCAGCAGGCCACTAAGAAGCTGGACCTGTGGTCTCTGCCTCCTGTCCTGGTGGTCCATCTGAAACGCTTCTCCTACAGCAGATACATGAGGGACAAGCTGGATTCACTAGTTGATTTCCCACTCGGGTACGGTTTTGACCAGACGGCCATACTTTTCTGTCAAAACAAGCTATAATGTCAATGAACAAGTACCATTGTGAAAGTAAAAACACTCAGCTGTTTCCCTATGATTAAAAGGGATACTTCTGGATTTTGTTCTACCTCCCCAGAGtaagatgaactcgtggataccatttttatgactCTGTGAGcaatttgaaggaagttgctaacatGCATGCCCATACACTTCGTCATTGTGCTGACGCTAGTTAGCATTtgctcgcgaaactacctctaacatcCTTCATACAGGACACAGACATAACATttttatccacaagttcatctaaCTCTTGGGAAGTATTTAAAGAGCCTCATTGCTAAAAtccagaagtatccctttaagttgTAAGACACTTATACAAATGTTAAATATCTCTTGAAGAGAAAACAAGGAATGCTCCCCCCCATGAATGGTTATTTTGTGTGATTCTTTCTCCAGTGACATGGAAATGTCAGAGTTCCTGATCGACCCTAATGCTGGTCCCTGTCGCTATGATCTCATTGCGGTCTCCAACCACTACGGAGGCATGGGAGGAGGACACTGTAAGTCtgattttaagtatttttatttgacAATTTAGTCATCATCACTAGAAGTGCAGACAACTTCATTTGAACGTAATGTGTGTTCAAAATGATAAATTCAGACATTGCTAGCCACAGTCTTATCCGAGTGTATTCAAACAAGGAAGTTTGAATTAAGAACCAACAGTCTTAATTCCATGCTTGCTTTTAGCAGACAAATGCTCATCTTCTCATCTTGTCTTTGGGACACCTTAGATACTGCTTATGCTAAGAACAAGGATGATAACAAGTGGTACAACTTTGACGACAGCAGTGTCTCTCCAGCCAACAAAGATCAGATAGTGGTGAGTTCCATGGTCCTCCAACATCTTGTCAGATACACAGCACTGCCCAGTGTGAATTGAATGTGCActtcatgtgtgtgtctgttcagtcCAAAGCAGCGTACGTGCTGTTCTACCAGCGCCAGGACACAGTGAATGGAACAGGCTACTTCAATCTGGAccaagaggaggagaacagagaaggggaggaggagaggaagagcgtCCCCTCATCCCAGGGGGCCTCCACTTCATTCCAGAATGACGAAGAAGATGTAAACGACAATGTCATCATGAAAACCAACTGAgctggagaaagagacagagcgagagacaacaATATCCATCCTAAGCCATATCGACAGACACAGAGCAGTGGGCCAGGCCTGAGGCTGTgcactgacctctgaccccatCCATTCCTACGAAGAGTGGGCTACCAGGGGAAACTATACACTGAGAAGTTTGTCAGTGCTGGAACACCCAAGCAATATTACTAAAGAAATCAGGGCCTATAGATATCTGTGGCCTGACTGACCGGTCTTATTCGTATCGCAGTGAGTCTTCTCCATGTCCATTCTACATGAATCATCCACTCTGGAGGAAAAAGAAGTCAAGCTCTGTTCTGATTCTGAACAATGACATCATCCTGAAATCTAATGGATCCATTAGAAGCGTTAGGAAGGCCTGCATTACGAAGTTCAGTTCGTCATAGAATCAAACACAGAATGTCACAGTGCAGTGGAGTTGCTGCTTTGGCGCTTCGAACcgatactccctccctcccacccacctgctttaattttgtttttgttaagtttttatttttttgagagCGCAAATCATTAGCATACCATTTTACCATTCTTTTTAAGCTAGGccttgtaaatatatattttttaatgaacactgaattattattaaGTTTTAATGATGCGCTGAAGCCTTTTTGGGAATTCTTTCTAATACTTTTATTTTGTTGCACAATCACCTCTacccccatttaaaaaaaataatgaatcGTATATTAGTGCCACGTACTGCAATTGCTTTACAAATTACTCTGAGCCAGGGTCTTCTCAGTTAAAATGCTTTGAATGCTGCCTTTTAAACACTGGTCAACagaacacacatccacacatagTGACTCTGCTCTGtgtagagtaggagtgctgatctaggatactTTTTGCCTCTaggatcataatgaataaggttATATGGACagggagggacctgatcctagatcagccctcctACTCTGCTTTGTGTATGTGAGGAGGAAGAGCAAAATACACTTCATAATGTAAAACAGGCAAACCAGTCATGTGGTGAACTTGCATTTTAGACACAACTAATGTACACAATATAAGCCTTATGATTAAGTTCTGTTTTTTTCTTCTGCTGGTCCTTACAATAAGTATCCTCCTAGCCACATGAAGTCAAgttccagaaacaacccctagacaCTTTTGTAGATCTGAAATGATCAGATAGGTTAGGTGAATTTTTCACCCCATTTCGCATACCTATCACATGACAAGGTGGAGCTACTACCATATTGCTCACATCCAATTCTTTCAGATCTGCATAAGTGATTAGGAGACGTGTTTGCATATTAGGTAGGGGCTTTTCTGGGACAGAGCCACCACTCTTAGGCTGAATGTTGCATTACTAGCTTTACATGGCTTGAACCTCTCCTCTGCTACCTGCTCCTTCTAGAGGCTTTTTGAGATTATGAATATTGGTGATACATTAGATTTCTGTTTCTTGGTTGGATCACCTCAGCCTTAACTCTTAATCTCAGATTGTAGTCTTTAGCACATTATTACGTCACGCTGTCTGTGCATGGccccgaaacacacacacacacacacacacacacttaaacaggACACAGATACGAGCTGAAACTCATTCATACACTCACAGTAACACTTACACACCCTCAAACCTATCTTTGCTGTTCCCAACAGAAACATACATGAATAGCAACCGCTGCTACCGGAattcaaccatttaaaaaaaaaaaaaaaaaaaaggcaaacGCAAGAGCTCGAATGTATGCTGAATGTGACTGATTTGAACTGATCCACTTGTAAGGCTGTTTTTTTTTTGCCTCATCTTTTCTTGCTTTGTTTAAATGTGAGGGGGGAAATAGTAGGGGGTTCATTACCTTTGATAGAAATACCTGGGTACTGCTGTATGTGTCCACTCTTCCAAGGGAAAATAATGCTTCATTGTGGTTGGAGcatgtagggagggagggatgggtggagggtAGTATTACTGATCAGCCTGAGTGGGTGAGATATGGTGATTACATATAggatatataatactgtacataagAGTTCACTCTGAGTGCACATTTGATAACATTTATTTATATGTAAGCATTtaataaaaaagatatatatatatttaaagacCTTGGCACGACCGACGATGTAATAGGGATTTGGCTTTATAGTCCACAAGTTCAGGGTTGTGTCCGAAATAGTGCTCTATATTTTGGACACACCCAGAATTCTTGCCTGTGCTCTTCTCTTCTGGGGGATTGAATATTTTTTAAAGAGCTATTGTTCTGACTTTTTTTGTAAGGTGAATACATTCAGGCATCCTTGCGTGACAGGGTTTCCAGGTTTGGCTGCGTTTGAGTTAACTTGGGTTTACATTTGAAATGCGCATGTGTATTTATACACAAACTTCAATAAAGTTGTGTAAAGTCCAGTACTCATTTTTTTTCTGTAAACTATTCTGAATTACCAACCTTAAGGTTGTGTATAGATGTAGATATAGATGTAACTTGATTGATAATGACTCTGATTGGGTATTCGTGCCCTAAGGAGGTAAACGTATAACAGGAGCATTCCTGGCTCAAAAGAGAAATTGGAAATAGAGGCCCTCTTGTGGTTGAAGCTGGATCATGACTGGATATTATGGTCTATTCATACTATACTAAAACATATTTTGTCGGAGATTATTAAGTGTTGAAGCTCAGCACAAACATGGATGACCATTTGTCTAACTTGATTATTTATTAGAGACTTCTTCAGAATGCGTCTGGCGCATTTTAGAATTTCACACAAAATCGCAATGGCCAACATTTTGCGCATGAATTGAAATACTCCCTTTCCCACAACCCAATACGAATGGAGCTGTTGTGCGGTGCTTTACACCCAGTTTGACGTTTCCCGCAGTTGATCGCATACTCCTTAATTTTCCACACGGATCGCGGGAAGGAGCTGAAACATACTGATATACTATGCGGGTGCGCGTGGCTGTGCTAGACTGAATTGCGCGTGTATTTTTCTTAAAAGCTCGACCGCACAGGTAATTGTTCCGCCTTTATGTTTTCTTTACAGGGGAGATGGTTGGCTGCTTCTTGCACCGAAAATACGGTGTACGCACAAGATAATATTGCATTGCTGGGCTGGATCAACCAATCACAATTATAAGGTTGTTTTGTGTGTATGCCATTTAACTGTTCTTAATTATCGGATTGTGATATAGCTTTGTTGTAAACTATTAAGCTATAACGGTATTCAATATTCTCCCTGTATTAATTCCTACGGTCTGTGATTTGTCGTATCTTTCATTCGGGACCCCAGGTAGGCTGACGCGATTGAAAACGGCACGTGGATGTTCAGTAGCCTATCAAATCAATCGTTGATAATGAAATATACCTCTGGATAAAAAAGAAAGACCGCTACTGCTGTTAATACACAGTCAAACGCTGTATAGTCTAGGTCTAAAACGAGAACTTGGCCGAGACATGATGCAAAGTCCAGCCATGTCACTTTAGGGGAAGGGCAGTGAAGTCAGGAGACTGAGTTGC
This is a stretch of genomic DNA from Salvelinus alpinus chromosome 11, SLU_Salpinus.1, whole genome shotgun sequence. It encodes these proteins:
- the LOC139534104 gene encoding ubiquitin carboxyl-terminal hydrolase 15-like isoform X5, with the protein product MNSALQCLSNVPPLTEYFLKDKYNDELNEDNPLGMKGEIAKAYAEITKQSWSGKYSYITPRPFKTQVGRFAPQFSGYQQQDSHELLAFLLDGLHEDLNRIRKKPYILLKDAEGRPDKVVAEEAWENHIKRNDSIIVDIFHGLFKSTLVCPVCAKVSVTFDPFCYLTLPLPMKKERTLEVYLVSLDPMAKPTQYKLTVPKVGYISDLCTSLSTLSGVPAEKMIVTDIYNHRFHRIFATNENLSSIMERDDIYVFEVAVNRLEDTDHVVIPVHLREKYKQSGYNHTSTPLFGQPFLITVPRTLSEDKLYNMLLVHLCRFVRSVVEEDDTEQTTPSSIQHTVNGNATNGLLEEGSPSEMETDEQDGDDESSQDQELPSENDNSQSEDSVGGGDNELENRVGPGEENSGTKGHQNQMSTTMEDKKRLFTFQFNNIGKTDFSLIKEEPRLIRFNEGHLRLSDRSYLSLDWEPEVKKKHFHEGITEDFEKHESMEYTPQKKAFFKLKDCIELFTTKEKLGAEDPWYCPNCKEHQQATKKLDLWSLPPVLVVHLKRFSYSRYMRDKLDSLVDFPLGDMEMSEFLIDPNAGPCRYDLIAVSNHYGGMGGGHYTAYAKNKDDNKWYNFDDSSVSPANKDQIVSKAAYVLFYQRQDTVNGTGYFNLDQEEENREGEEERKSVPSSQGASTSFQNDEEDVNDNVIMKTN